One genomic region from Quercus robur chromosome 4, dhQueRobu3.1, whole genome shotgun sequence encodes:
- the LOC126721208 gene encoding acidic endochitinase-like, which yields MASNPSSSIPFLLSVILILVVGTNAGGIAIYWGQNGNEGTLAQTCATGKYAFVNVAFLPTFGNGRKPQINLAGHCDPTTNGCTRFSSEIQSCQSRGIKVMLSIGGGAGSYSLSSTDDAKQVATYLWNNFLGGQSSSRPLGAAVLDGIDFDIEGGTTQHWDELARFLSQYSKQGKKVYLTAAPQCPFPDAYMGAALKTGLFDYVWVQFYNNPPCQYSSGNLVKYWNQWTTSIPATKFFLGLPASPNAAGSGFIPAADLTSKVLPAIKGSAKYGGVMLWSKYYDDKAGYSSSIKSSV from the coding sequence ATGGCATCGAATCCGTCAAGCTCAATACCTTTCCTCTTATCAGTAATTCTGATTCTAGTGGTTGGTACTAATGCTGGTGGAATCGCAATCTACTGGGGTCAGAATGGAAATGAGGGTACCTTGGCACAAACTTGTGCCACAGGTAAATATGCCTTTGTCAACGTTGCTTTCCTTCCAACCTTTGGCAACGGTCGAAAACCCCAAATCAACCTTGCTGGCCATTGTGATCCAACAACTAATGGGTGCACCAGGTTTAGCTCTGAGATACAATCATGTCAGTCAAGAGGAATTAAGGTGATGTTATCCATTGGAGGAGGTGCAGGGAGCTATTCTCTTTCTTCAACTGACGATGCTAAACAAGTAGCGACCTATCTTTGGAATAACTTCTTAGGAGGGCAATCCTCATCTCGCCCTCTTGGAGCAGCTGTTTTGGATGGAATCGACTTTGATATTGAAGGAGGAACAACCCAACATTGGGATGAGCTTgcaaggtttctctctcaataCAGCAAACAAGGAAAGAAAGTGTACTTAACCGCAGCTCCTCAGTGCCCATTTCCTGATGCTTATATGGGAGCTGCCCTTAAGACAGGTCTATTTGATTATGTATGGGTACAGTTCTATAACAACCCTCCATGCCAGTACAGCTCAGGTAATCTAGTAAAGTATTGGAACCAATGGACTACTTCTATTCCTGCCACCAAATTTTTCTTAGGACTTCCTGCTTCGCCTAATGCAGCTGGGAGTGGCTTCATTCCAGCCGCTGATTTAACTTCTAAAGTGCTTCCGGCCATTAAAGGTAGTGCCAAGTATGGAGGTGTGATGCTGTGGTCGAAATACTATGATGACAAAGCAGGATACAGTTCTTCCATCAAGAGCAGCGTTTAG